A window of the Synechococcus sp. LTW-R genome harbors these coding sequences:
- the coaBC gene encoding bifunctional phosphopantothenoylcysteine decarboxylase/phosphopantothenate--cysteine ligase CoaBC: MRTEIPVDPLKGRRVLVGISGSIAAVKLPLVVSALAKRGAEVRCVLTPSAAQLVSPGALASLSRQRCYLDADQWSHTAARPLHVELAEWAELVLLAPLSATSLGRWVYGLGDTLLASLLLATEAPVLAAAAMNTAMWSSPGVHRNWQALQDFERVLPLGPADGLLACDREGAGRMAEPASLLLALESLALWGWQRDWQGRRLLVSAGPTREWLDPARCISNPSTGRMGVLLAQAARLRGAEVDLVHGPLQVEPAWLEGLRCHPVETGAELQRSLEELQPQASAIAMAAAVADHRPKQRFSEKPDKQALADAMGAGWESVPDVLRALVDRRLAGQAILGFAAHTGDVLPQAQAKFARKGCDLLFANPIDAAGAGFGSLSNEGWILGPGAAVERVEPMGKLALAHRLLSALATASGGQG; the protein is encoded by the coding sequence ATGAGGACTGAGATCCCGGTTGATCCCCTCAAGGGGCGGCGTGTTCTGGTGGGGATCAGCGGCAGCATCGCCGCGGTCAAGCTTCCACTGGTGGTCAGCGCCCTGGCGAAGCGTGGCGCTGAGGTCCGTTGTGTTCTCACTCCCAGTGCGGCGCAGCTGGTCAGCCCCGGCGCGCTCGCCAGCCTGAGCCGTCAGCGCTGCTACCTCGACGCCGATCAGTGGAGTCACACCGCCGCGCGTCCCCTGCATGTGGAGCTGGCGGAGTGGGCTGAACTGGTGCTCCTGGCTCCGCTCTCCGCGACCAGCCTCGGGCGTTGGGTCTATGGACTCGGGGACACCCTCTTGGCGTCGCTGTTGCTGGCCACGGAAGCGCCGGTGTTGGCGGCAGCGGCCATGAACACCGCCATGTGGAGTTCCCCTGGGGTGCATCGCAATTGGCAGGCCCTCCAGGACTTTGAGCGGGTGTTGCCGTTGGGCCCCGCTGACGGTCTGCTGGCCTGTGATCGGGAGGGGGCTGGACGCATGGCGGAGCCGGCCTCCCTGCTGCTCGCCCTGGAGTCCCTGGCGCTCTGGGGCTGGCAGCGCGATTGGCAGGGACGTCGCCTGCTCGTGAGCGCGGGGCCCACGCGGGAGTGGCTGGATCCAGCCCGCTGCATCAGCAATCCCAGCACCGGACGAATGGGGGTGTTGTTGGCCCAGGCGGCCCGTCTACGTGGCGCCGAGGTGGATCTGGTCCATGGCCCTCTGCAGGTCGAGCCGGCTTGGCTCGAGGGCTTGCGCTGCCATCCGGTGGAGACTGGAGCGGAGCTTCAGCGTTCCTTAGAGGAGCTCCAGCCCCAGGCCAGTGCCATTGCCATGGCTGCGGCCGTGGCGGACCACCGCCCGAAGCAGCGCTTTAGCGAGAAGCCCGACAAACAGGCCTTGGCGGATGCCATGGGGGCGGGCTGGGAGTCCGTGCCTGACGTGCTGCGCGCCCTGGTGGATCGTCGCCTTGCTGGTCAGGCGATCCTTGGCTTTGCGGCCCACACCGGTGATGTCCTGCCGCAGGCCCAGGCCAAGTTTGCGCGCAAGGGCTGTGATCTGTTGTTCGCCAACCCCATTGACGCAGCGGGGGCGGGTTTCGGCAGCCTCTCCAACGAAGGCTGGATCCTGGGCCCAGGAGCGGCGGTGGAGCGCGTTGAACCGATGGGCAAGCTCGCCTTGGCCCACCGGCTCTTGAGTGCTCTTGCTACGGCTTCAGGCGGCCAGGGCTGA
- a CDS encoding DUF2555 domain-containing protein codes for MTDSPSITPELIAAQTEASMQDLGRRLDEDDYPSPFAALNDWHLLRAVAIHRPELARPYVHLVDQEPFDED; via the coding sequence ATGACCGATTCCCCCTCCATCACCCCCGAGTTGATCGCGGCGCAGACCGAGGCCTCCATGCAGGACTTGGGGCGGCGTCTCGATGAGGACGACTACCCCTCCCCGTTTGCCGCGTTGAACGATTGGCACCTGCTGCGGGCTGTCGCCATTCACCGTCCAGAGCTGGCTCGCCCCTACGTGCACTTGGTCGATCAAGAACCCTTTGATGAGGACTGA